Proteins encoded in a region of the Candidatus Zixiibacteriota bacterium genome:
- the pruA gene encoding L-glutamate gamma-semialdehyde dehydrogenase yields MNNAIVNVPTPRNEPVKSYVPGSPERKELQEEIRNQRRERIEIPLIIGGEEVRTGDLADCLMPHEHSHLLAHFHKASRAHVKLAIEAARAAQPAWAALDWEHRLAIFLKAADLLSGTYRSIINGATMNGQSKNVMQAELDAACELIDFWRFNCSYARQIYAQQPESSTGIWNYMEYRPLEGFVFAVTPFNFTAIGGNLPTAPAMLGNVTLWKPASSAVYAAWFVMQVLIDAGLPPGVINFIPGSGAEVGDPALDSPDLAGVHFTGSTATFQGMWRRIGQNIANYKSYPRIVGETGGKDFVFAHPSADVEALNTALLRGAFEYQGQKCSAASRAFIPESIWPKLRDRLLDEVTQMKMGDPLEFDNFINAVIDRNAFKSIKSYIDFAQSSSDAMVLCGGRCDDKKGYFIEPTVVQTTDPKFKLLCEEIFGPVLTVLVYPDNKLDEALTMCDTGSPYGLTGAVFAQDRYVIARIARRLVNTAGNFYINDKPTGAVVGQQPFGGSRASGTNDKAGSLLNMIRWVTPRVIKENFVPPKDWRYPFLG; encoded by the coding sequence ATGAATAATGCCATCGTCAATGTCCCGACACCCCGCAACGAGCCGGTCAAGTCATACGTACCCGGCAGTCCGGAACGCAAAGAGCTGCAGGAGGAAATCCGAAATCAGCGCCGGGAGCGGATCGAAATCCCGCTGATCATCGGCGGCGAGGAGGTCCGTACCGGCGACTTGGCCGACTGCCTCATGCCGCACGAGCACAGTCATCTCCTTGCACATTTCCACAAGGCGTCACGAGCGCATGTGAAGCTGGCCATCGAGGCGGCCAGGGCGGCGCAGCCCGCGTGGGCGGCGCTGGATTGGGAACATCGTCTCGCGATCTTCCTGAAAGCGGCCGATTTGTTGTCCGGGACGTATCGGTCCATCATCAACGGCGCCACCATGAACGGCCAGAGCAAGAATGTCATGCAGGCCGAGTTGGACGCCGCCTGCGAGTTGATTGACTTCTGGAGGTTCAACTGCTCCTATGCCCGCCAGATTTACGCCCAGCAGCCCGAATCCTCAACGGGGATATGGAATTACATGGAATACCGGCCATTGGAGGGGTTCGTGTTCGCGGTGACGCCCTTCAACTTCACCGCCATCGGCGGCAACCTGCCAACCGCCCCGGCGATGCTGGGCAATGTGACGTTGTGGAAGCCCGCCTCCAGCGCCGTTTATGCGGCGTGGTTTGTCATGCAGGTGCTGATTGATGCCGGGCTGCCGCCGGGGGTGATCAACTTCATCCCCGGTTCCGGGGCCGAAGTCGGCGATCCGGCGCTCGATTCCCCGGACCTGGCGGGGGTCCATTTTACCGGTTCGACCGCGACCTTTCAGGGGATGTGGCGCCGCATTGGGCAGAACATTGCCAATTACAAGTCGTACCCACGCATTGTCGGCGAGACCGGCGGCAAGGATTTTGTCTTCGCGCATCCGTCGGCCGATGTCGAGGCGCTGAATACCGCACTCTTGCGTGGCGCATTCGAGTATCAGGGGCAAAAGTGCTCGGCCGCGTCACGGGCCTTCATTCCCGAGTCGATTTGGCCGAAGCTCCGGGACCGCCTGCTCGATGAGGTCACGCAGATGAAGATGGGCGACCCCTTGGAATTCGACAACTTCATCAACGCTGTCATCGACCGCAACGCCTTCAAGTCCATCAAGTCCTATATCGACTTTGCGCAGTCGTCGTCCGACGCCATGGTCCTCTGCGGCGGACGCTGCGACGACAAGAAGGGATACTTCATCGAGCCGACCGTGGTGCAGACCACCGATCCGAAGTTCAAGCTGCTCTGCGAGGAAATTTTCGGTCCGGTCCTCACGGTCCTTGTCTATCCCGACAATAAGCTCGATGAAGCGCTGACCATGTGCGACACCGGCTCGCCCTATGGGCTGACCGGCGCGGTTTTCGCGCAGGACCGTTATGTCATCGCGCGGATCGCACGGCGTCTGGTCAACACGGCGGGGAACTTCTACATCAACGATAAACCGACCGGCGCGGTGGTCGGCCAGCAGCCCTTCGGCGGCAGCCGCGCCTCCGGCACCAATGACAAGGCGGGCAGCTTGCTCAACATGATCCGCTGGGTCACCCCGCGCGTGATCAAAGAGAACTTCGTCCCGCCCAAGGACTGGCGGTATCCGTTTTTGGGGTAG